From the genome of Candidatus Polarisedimenticolia bacterium, one region includes:
- a CDS encoding HNH endonuclease signature motif containing protein produces MHGSCYPPFELPRAGLARTQPARVAVLQRFACREDAPAYGAPTGRDHAGDDAACGDPSADTPSPTGASAYAIERSLRQADALALSLRAGLDRIAIPLARAAAAFVQRHAWSDFGFARLEDHARERFGRSGRWQKDFASLGRALQSLPALADALTGDDGGRPVGRVAALLVARIASADSLAAWVAQARSVPIRALRESVRAARMARSEWPPDFDHSSGDAEQRSADDPHSPSDDLKAPSDNPASPLDADPDDLSDRSLVSIPVPSPLLAAFDEVVDLYRCVEGREASVTSFVEALVGEACSAGLPPDADSRPMKVSPDPAVVETALARSTDNWSHLPATSPASWSLALAGASLARLRDVESVAGTGGAAELDGQIRALLALEEDLDGRLAKVLADMAERGAWSRLRFAGIGHYAEERLGVSRTSAEDRVRAARSLRQFPHLRAAFEAGRIGFEATLLILRILGRGRVSPDIERAWVARAEEATVKRLRDEARALARTRSVRAAGEPTHPMPLDDAAWHASLRREPGTARGRVQYFGMASAERPGPDVFLRLRLPHDLAADFLGVVEAARQRLTALADSVPWDEPWPDPHAAPSVLSARTFSVRSRRLPAWVGLLALLEDFVLTWDPPYRVARASTGARAGAPKRRGDPVYSRAGWRCSAPGCTSRKNLDDHHVLYRSRRGGNGLDNRVCACRFHHYLGEHGELATCRGKAPLGILWRLWKKDLGVWYRNERRVVAPTGGSADGSPSHEIRPDATTAPSRP; encoded by the coding sequence TTGCATGGTTCCTGCTACCCGCCTTTCGAGCTGCCACGCGCCGGTCTCGCGCGCACCCAGCCGGCGAGAGTCGCCGTCCTCCAGCGCTTCGCTTGCAGGGAGGATGCGCCGGCCTATGGCGCCCCGACCGGTCGCGACCATGCCGGTGACGACGCGGCCTGTGGCGACCCGTCCGCTGACACCCCGTCCCCCACAGGCGCGAGCGCCTACGCGATCGAGCGGTCGCTACGCCAGGCGGACGCCCTGGCTCTGTCCCTGCGGGCCGGGCTCGACCGCATCGCGATCCCGCTGGCCCGTGCGGCGGCCGCGTTCGTGCAGCGGCACGCCTGGTCCGATTTCGGATTCGCCCGGCTGGAGGATCACGCCCGCGAGCGCTTCGGCCGCTCGGGGCGGTGGCAGAAGGACTTCGCCTCGCTGGGCCGCGCGCTCCAGTCTCTCCCTGCCCTGGCCGACGCCCTGACCGGAGACGATGGTGGCCGCCCCGTTGGGCGCGTCGCAGCGCTTCTCGTCGCCCGGATCGCCTCGGCCGATTCGCTGGCCGCCTGGGTGGCGCAGGCGCGGAGCGTTCCGATCCGCGCGCTGCGCGAATCGGTCCGTGCGGCGCGCATGGCCCGCTCGGAGTGGCCGCCGGACTTTGACCACTCCTCCGGCGATGCGGAGCAGCGGTCCGCGGACGATCCACACTCCCCTTCGGACGATCTGAAGGCGCCCTCGGACAATCCAGCGAGCCCGCTTGATGCTGACCCAGACGATCTCTCCGACCGCTCCCTCGTCAGCATCCCGGTCCCGTCCCCCCTCCTGGCTGCGTTCGACGAGGTCGTCGATCTCTACCGCTGCGTCGAGGGACGCGAAGCGAGCGTGACCTCCTTCGTCGAGGCGCTGGTGGGAGAGGCCTGTTCCGCCGGCCTCCCCCCCGACGCCGACAGCCGCCCGATGAAGGTGTCCCCCGATCCGGCGGTGGTGGAGACCGCGCTGGCGCGCTCGACGGACAACTGGAGCCACCTCCCCGCGACGTCGCCCGCTTCGTGGTCCCTGGCGCTGGCCGGAGCCAGCCTGGCGCGCCTGCGCGACGTCGAGAGCGTCGCGGGGACCGGCGGCGCGGCCGAGCTCGACGGCCAGATCCGCGCCCTCCTGGCTCTCGAGGAGGACCTTGACGGCCGCCTGGCGAAGGTGCTCGCCGACATGGCCGAGCGCGGCGCCTGGTCGCGCCTCCGCTTCGCCGGCATCGGGCACTACGCCGAAGAGCGCCTCGGCGTCTCCCGCACCTCCGCCGAGGACCGCGTCCGCGCCGCCCGCTCCCTCCGGCAGTTCCCCCACCTGCGCGCCGCCTTCGAAGCCGGTCGAATCGGCTTCGAGGCCACTCTTCTCATATTGAGGATCCTCGGCCGCGGCCGTGTCTCCCCCGATATCGAGCGCGCCTGGGTCGCCCGCGCCGAAGAGGCCACCGTGAAGCGCCTCCGGGATGAAGCCCGGGCGCTCGCGCGCACGCGCTCCGTCCGTGCCGCCGGCGAGCCCACCCACCCGATGCCGCTGGACGACGCCGCGTGGCACGCGTCGCTGCGCCGCGAGCCGGGGACCGCCCGCGGGCGCGTCCAGTATTTCGGGATGGCCTCCGCCGAGCGCCCCGGCCCGGACGTTTTCCTCCGCCTCCGCCTGCCGCACGATCTCGCCGCTGACTTCCTCGGTGTCGTCGAGGCAGCCCGGCAGCGCCTGACGGCTCTGGCCGACTCGGTCCCCTGGGACGAGCCCTGGCCCGATCCCCACGCCGCGCCGTCCGTGCTCTCAGCCCGGACGTTTTCCGTCCGCTCCCGCCGCCTGCCGGCCTGGGTCGGCCTCCTGGCGCTTCTGGAAGACTTCGTCCTCACCTGGGACCCGCCGTACCGCGTCGCCCGCGCCTCGACCGGCGCCCGCGCGGGCGCCCCGAAGCGCCGCGGCGACCCGGTCTATTCCCGCGCTGGTTGGCGCTGCAGCGCCCCCGGCTGCACCTCGCGGAAGAACCTGGACGATCATCACGTCCTTTATCGCTCCCGGCGTGGCGGCAACGGGCTCGACAATCGCGTCTGCGCGTGCCGCTTCCACCACTACCTGGGAGAGCACGGGGAGCTGGCGACCTGCCGCGGCAAGGCGCCGCTTGGCATCCTGTGGAGGCTCTGGAAGAAGGATCTCGGAGTCTGGTACCGCAACGAGCGGCGGGTCGTCGCGCCAACAGGTGGATCGGCGGACGGATCGCCATCCCACGAGATACGACCCGATGCTACGACTGCCCCTTCGCGTCCTTGA
- a CDS encoding electron transfer flavoprotein subunit alpha/FixB family protein, translating into MACRILILAEHEGGAVRETTFELLALAHRLAGEGGGGPADVKALLIGHGIGDLAKGLAARGAAEVIYAEGEAVKDYTGDGYGRILESVIKVESPDIVLASHTPNGWDCAPLAAAGIGVPIATECSQVAFEGGRPLFTRKAFNGKFIQVLDLGDAKPRMATVQKGAVAAFTGTTQGTVRTISAGVDAAGLRARFAGIKKSEAGGVDLTQAQVIVSGGRGVGAPEKFGVIKELAAALGGQVGASRPVTDMGWLPHEHQVGSSGVTVNPKLYIACGISGAIQHIVGMKGAGYIIAINKDPDAPIFGVASVGVVGDLFEIVPALTKAVKDAKGQS; encoded by the coding sequence GTGGCTTGCCGGATCCTGATCCTGGCCGAGCACGAGGGGGGCGCGGTCCGCGAGACCACGTTCGAGCTCCTCGCTCTGGCCCACCGCCTGGCGGGGGAGGGGGGCGGCGGCCCGGCCGACGTCAAGGCGCTCCTCATCGGACACGGCATCGGCGACCTGGCGAAGGGGCTGGCGGCCCGCGGCGCGGCCGAGGTCATCTACGCCGAAGGGGAGGCCGTCAAGGATTACACCGGCGACGGCTACGGCCGCATCCTCGAGTCGGTGATCAAGGTGGAGTCGCCGGACATCGTCCTCGCCAGCCACACCCCGAACGGCTGGGACTGCGCGCCGCTCGCCGCGGCCGGCATCGGCGTGCCGATCGCCACGGAATGCTCCCAGGTCGCCTTCGAGGGGGGCCGGCCTCTGTTCACGCGCAAGGCGTTCAACGGCAAGTTCATCCAGGTCCTGGATCTCGGAGACGCGAAGCCGAGGATGGCCACGGTGCAGAAAGGGGCCGTCGCCGCGTTCACGGGGACGACCCAGGGGACCGTGCGCACCATCTCCGCCGGAGTGGACGCCGCCGGGCTGCGCGCCCGCTTCGCCGGCATCAAGAAGAGCGAGGCCGGCGGCGTCGACCTGACGCAGGCACAGGTGATCGTCTCCGGCGGCCGCGGCGTCGGCGCCCCCGAGAAGTTCGGCGTCATCAAGGAGCTCGCCGCCGCCCTCGGCGGCCAGGTCGGCGCCTCGCGCCCGGTCACCGACATGGGCTGGCTGCCGCACGAGCACCAGGTCGGCAGCTCCGGCGTCACCGTCAATCCGAAGCTCTACATCGCCTGCGGCATCTCGGGGGCCATCCAGCACATCGTCGGGATGAAGGGGGCCGGCTACATCATCGCCATCAACAAGGACCCCGACGCCCCGATCTTCGGCGTCGCGAGCGTCGGAGTGGTCGGCGACCTGTTCGAGATCGTCCCCGCCCTGACCAAGGCCGTCAAGGACGCGAAGGGGCAGTCGTAG
- a CDS encoding DUF1326 domain-containing protein, with the protein MSTGKVFGVLVLSATLATAADKAKAAAPAVPDFEVEGIGFTMCECPAYACPCRSNAHPTHHQCNAADFAYIKRGHVGKVKLDGLKAVAVGDLINPDHSKTYATVYFDKSTTPEQREAYSQMLQFMFSEGFPATVGPAKIVSIEFKESADKTEYTVNIPGILEEKAVLKRDQSGKPAHTVPAMDEWGNTISYADNVVFKYHDKELAREWDASGHQSNIKYFHTTKKMYDEKQLLAQHGDPAVNGWTEKQKDMITKLGMKPE; encoded by the coding sequence ATGTCCACAGGAAAAGTGTTCGGAGTCCTCGTCCTTTCGGCAACCCTCGCGACCGCGGCGGACAAGGCGAAGGCGGCCGCGCCCGCGGTTCCTGATTTCGAGGTCGAGGGCATCGGGTTCACGATGTGTGAGTGTCCCGCTTATGCCTGCCCCTGCAGATCGAACGCCCATCCCACTCACCATCAGTGCAATGCCGCCGACTTCGCCTACATCAAACGAGGGCACGTCGGGAAGGTGAAGCTGGATGGCCTGAAAGCGGTCGCTGTGGGCGATCTGATCAATCCCGACCATTCCAAGACCTACGCGACGGTCTACTTCGACAAGAGCACGACGCCGGAGCAGCGCGAGGCCTATTCGCAGATGCTCCAGTTCATGTTCTCCGAGGGCTTCCCCGCGACGGTCGGGCCTGCCAAGATCGTCTCGATCGAGTTCAAGGAATCGGCCGACAAGACGGAATACACGGTGAATATCCCGGGCATCCTCGAAGAGAAGGCCGTCCTGAAACGGGACCAATCCGGCAAGCCCGCGCACACGGTCCCCGCGATGGACGAATGGGGCAACACGATCAGCTACGCGGACAACGTCGTGTTCAAGTACCACGACAAGGAGCTGGCCCGCGAGTGGGACGCCTCCGGCCACCAGTCCAACATCAAGTACTTCCACACCACCAAGAAGATGTACGACGAGAAGCAGCTCCTGGCGCAACACGGTGATCCCGCCGTCAACGGCTGGACCGAGAAACAGAAGGACATGATCACCAAGCTGGGGATGAAGCCCGAGTAA
- a CDS encoding SDR family NAD(P)-dependent oxidoreductase, with protein MSPWTEGRQEIEGKAKQEGGGAMPPGSFQMFDPDQFRDKVVLVTGAGKGTGPGGIGYNAAMAFARAGARLAIVGRTGETVRATRCEIEALGGEVVEAIGDVSDPAVIAGLFDAVATRFGRLDILINNAGVSGEVRALVRIPAKSFRYAFNVHLHTMTTTRLAARLMRDRGIQGTILNIGTYFTSPHRQILRPYPFRTPYTGAQAWKLEHARVSAWELAREGIRVIALNLGPVEGGRIDSIVYPLGALERGLWGRDVRGDDIRRKTEEMHPARRFLTQDDAARSILALASRELRDSANGTVVELAGGVDYKVPPQAAPPFLGGRLPDLEGRQVLLIGHPSEEQAATLVLAFAACGAAVVLAAPDASRILSSLAAGRAPLEYTDGQRTLLGRVQAIDLKTDDDAAVASLFDRLTTPADAPQDGSVPPPAGAERAAPGLDVVVALTGDIVSPGAFADLTREEEDALKERFAFEPAEILRCAQAAMLLRGMRRAAEERAAGARSSGATGAAAADERFLSFRPFLALLERPRGVASRTGIQRVKGGWTPDEEKTLQAGARQSQGSIILVGPRLARAAADDASVVGVLRAGLQAVVTSTATEMASARSPIRVNAIFPGSDAGDASASRAARTALHLAADSRASIAGMIYFPDERNAGVADEGALAGRTAVVTGGGRNLGQAIAMRLAREGARVVVAGRGRADLDLTARAITALGGRAHAVAADIAFPGERARILEAAREASGEAGRGIDLWVNNAGIGGAFATLGEIELDGDARWHQTLAVNFAGAWLGMVRAILDMRRRGARGGVVNVSTFYADQPYVFRIPYTVPKILLRRTAALLADALRPYGLFVADIEPSLIDGPRFQWVARNYAEQFKRHGAADPLADPAVKAWFERLIPVQAPQARDVAQAVLFAAQRGLTGTGQEIAVSTLPRAPRASATRGSGPRHPGRTVVIVTTARDTAEIDRVGSIAAWCLESGSRRVIVAGDDGMMARLGRRLSRGASDSSWWNLPVAPEADGRLEIRGIDSLSAAAMADVFAGLDRVDAVFHVPADPGAAERFVLFPADPSLTGLGPEEIEARYRDHQRALSLFLDRQVTTGLIVARQAARSLAPGGFFMVSRRRPRTAETILATEAQRQIVRTAAEEFRLLGIDAHATFTHGVPALSARLAAFQAASA; from the coding sequence GTGTCGCCGTGGACGGAGGGGCGCCAGGAGATCGAAGGCAAGGCGAAGCAGGAAGGAGGCGGCGCCATGCCACCCGGGTCCTTCCAGATGTTCGACCCGGACCAGTTCCGGGACAAGGTGGTCCTGGTCACGGGGGCCGGCAAGGGGACCGGCCCGGGCGGCATCGGCTACAACGCCGCCATGGCCTTCGCGCGCGCCGGGGCGCGGCTGGCCATCGTCGGGCGCACCGGCGAGACCGTGCGCGCGACGCGGTGCGAGATCGAGGCCCTCGGAGGCGAGGTGGTCGAGGCGATCGGGGACGTCAGCGATCCGGCCGTGATCGCGGGCCTGTTCGACGCCGTCGCGACGCGCTTCGGCCGGCTCGACATCCTCATCAACAACGCCGGCGTCTCGGGGGAGGTGCGCGCGCTCGTGCGCATCCCGGCGAAGAGCTTCCGCTACGCCTTCAACGTCCACCTGCACACCATGACCACGACGCGACTGGCGGCGCGGCTCATGCGCGACAGGGGGATCCAGGGGACCATCCTGAACATCGGCACCTACTTCACGTCTCCGCACCGGCAGATCCTGCGTCCCTACCCGTTCCGCACGCCGTACACCGGCGCGCAGGCCTGGAAGCTCGAGCACGCGCGCGTCAGCGCCTGGGAGCTGGCGCGCGAGGGCATCCGCGTCATCGCCCTGAACCTGGGGCCGGTCGAAGGGGGCCGCATCGATTCGATCGTCTACCCCCTGGGGGCGCTCGAGCGCGGTCTGTGGGGCCGCGACGTCCGCGGGGACGACATCCGCCGCAAGACGGAGGAGATGCATCCCGCCCGGCGCTTCCTGACCCAGGACGACGCGGCCCGCTCGATCCTGGCGCTCGCTTCGCGGGAGCTGCGCGACTCGGCGAACGGCACGGTCGTCGAGCTGGCGGGCGGCGTGGACTACAAGGTCCCGCCGCAGGCGGCCCCGCCGTTCCTGGGCGGCCGCCTGCCCGACCTCGAGGGGCGCCAGGTCCTTCTGATCGGACATCCGTCCGAGGAGCAGGCGGCGACCCTGGTCCTCGCCTTCGCCGCGTGCGGAGCGGCCGTGGTCCTGGCCGCGCCCGACGCCTCGCGCATCCTGTCGAGCCTGGCCGCAGGCAGGGCCCCGCTGGAGTACACCGACGGGCAGCGCACCCTCCTCGGCAGGGTGCAGGCCATCGATCTGAAGACGGACGACGACGCCGCGGTCGCCTCCCTGTTCGACCGGCTGACGACTCCCGCGGACGCGCCTCAGGACGGCTCGGTCCCCCCGCCGGCCGGCGCGGAGCGCGCGGCCCCCGGCCTGGACGTCGTGGTGGCCCTGACCGGGGACATCGTGTCCCCTGGAGCGTTCGCCGATTTGACCCGGGAAGAGGAGGACGCGCTCAAGGAGCGCTTCGCCTTCGAGCCGGCGGAGATCCTGCGCTGCGCCCAGGCGGCGATGCTGCTTCGGGGCATGCGCCGCGCGGCCGAGGAACGGGCCGCGGGCGCGCGGTCGAGTGGCGCGACGGGGGCCGCGGCGGCGGACGAGCGGTTCCTCTCGTTCCGCCCGTTCCTGGCGCTGCTCGAGCGGCCGCGGGGCGTCGCGTCGAGGACCGGCATCCAGCGGGTCAAGGGGGGGTGGACGCCCGACGAAGAGAAGACGCTCCAGGCCGGGGCGCGCCAGTCGCAGGGAAGCATCATCCTCGTGGGTCCGCGGCTGGCCCGCGCGGCGGCCGACGACGCTTCGGTGGTCGGCGTGCTGCGCGCCGGCCTCCAGGCGGTCGTGACCTCCACCGCCACGGAGATGGCCAGCGCCCGAAGCCCGATCCGGGTGAACGCCATCTTCCCCGGCAGCGACGCGGGCGACGCCTCGGCCTCCCGCGCGGCGCGGACGGCTCTCCACCTCGCCGCCGACAGCCGCGCCTCCATCGCCGGAATGATCTACTTCCCCGACGAACGAAACGCCGGTGTCGCGGACGAGGGCGCCCTGGCCGGCCGGACCGCGGTCGTCACAGGCGGCGGGCGCAACCTCGGGCAGGCGATCGCCATGCGGCTGGCGCGCGAGGGCGCGCGCGTCGTCGTGGCAGGGCGCGGGCGCGCCGATCTCGACCTGACGGCGCGCGCCATCACGGCGCTCGGCGGCCGCGCCCACGCGGTGGCGGCCGACATCGCCTTCCCGGGAGAGCGCGCCCGGATTCTCGAGGCGGCGCGCGAGGCTTCGGGCGAGGCCGGGCGCGGCATCGACCTGTGGGTGAACAATGCCGGGATCGGCGGCGCGTTCGCCACCCTGGGGGAGATCGAGCTCGACGGCGACGCGCGCTGGCACCAGACGCTCGCGGTGAACTTCGCGGGCGCCTGGCTCGGCATGGTGCGGGCGATCCTCGACATGCGCCGGCGCGGCGCTCGCGGCGGCGTGGTCAACGTCAGCACCTTCTACGCCGACCAGCCGTACGTCTTCCGCATACCATACACGGTTCCGAAGATCCTGCTCCGCAGGACCGCGGCGCTCCTGGCCGACGCCCTCAGGCCGTACGGCCTGTTCGTCGCCGACATCGAGCCCAGCCTCATCGACGGGCCGCGGTTCCAGTGGGTGGCGCGCAACTACGCCGAGCAGTTCAAGCGGCACGGCGCCGCGGACCCGCTGGCCGACCCCGCCGTGAAGGCGTGGTTCGAGCGCCTCATCCCGGTGCAGGCGCCGCAGGCGCGGGACGTCGCGCAGGCGGTCCTGTTCGCCGCCCAGAGAGGGTTGACCGGGACCGGGCAGGAGATCGCCGTCTCGACCCTGCCGCGCGCGCCGCGCGCCTCGGCCACGCGGGGATCGGGGCCGCGCCACCCGGGGCGCACGGTCGTCATCGTCACCACGGCGCGCGACACCGCGGAGATCGATCGGGTCGGATCGATCGCCGCCTGGTGCCTGGAGTCCGGATCGCGACGGGTGATCGTGGCCGGCGACGACGGCATGATGGCGCGGCTCGGGCGGCGCCTGTCCCGCGGCGCCTCCGACTCGTCCTGGTGGAACCTGCCGGTCGCTCCCGAGGCCGACGGCCGCCTGGAGATCCGCGGCATCGACTCGCTGTCGGCCGCCGCGATGGCCGACGTGTTCGCCGGGCTCGATCGCGTCGACGCGGTGTTCCACGTGCCCGCCGATCCGGGGGCGGCGGAGAGGTTCGTCCTGTTCCCCGCGGACCCGTCGCTCACCGGCCTCGGTCCCGAGGAGATCGAGGCGCGCTACCGCGATCACCAGCGCGCCCTGTCGCTGTTCCTCGATCGCCAGGTGACCACCGGGCTCATCGTCGCGCGCCAGGCGGCGCGCTCGCTCGCGCCGGGCGGTTTCTTCATGGTGTCGCGCCGGCGCCCGCGCACCGCGGAGACGATCCTGGCCACCGAAGCGCAGCGCCAGATCGTGCGCACCGCGGCGGAGGAGTTCCGCCTGCTCGGCATCGACGCGCACGCGACCTTCACGCACGGCGTCCCGGCTCTCAGCGCGCGTCTCGCCGCGTTCCAGGCGGCCTCGGCATAA
- a CDS encoding electron transfer flavoprotein subunit beta/FixA family protein yields MKSLVLIKQVPNTDSPFRINSAGTWVDEGNLTFGLNDYDRYALEALLRFKDTGKVTEVVALTAGPERASAALRTCLATGADRAIHIKDDALNAADPLSIARAIVAAIKDEGFSLILAGLQADDDNYMMIGPFVARLLERPCATAAMRLELVDGGTARAERELENNRVQVVDLTLPAVITVQTGINEPRYASLKGIMAAKKKEIRTVTLADLKLDPAAIAASAARFKTVRLAPPPKGKGAEILSGAADRVAQELVKRIREKTGVI; encoded by the coding sequence ATGAAGAGCCTGGTCCTGATCAAGCAGGTCCCGAACACCGACTCTCCCTTCCGGATCAACAGCGCCGGAACGTGGGTGGACGAGGGGAACCTCACGTTCGGGCTCAACGATTACGACCGGTACGCGCTCGAAGCGCTCCTGCGCTTCAAGGACACGGGCAAGGTCACCGAAGTCGTGGCCCTGACCGCCGGCCCGGAGCGCGCCTCGGCGGCGCTGCGCACCTGCCTCGCCACCGGGGCCGACCGCGCGATCCACATCAAGGATGACGCTCTGAACGCCGCCGACCCCCTGTCGATCGCCCGCGCCATCGTGGCGGCCATCAAGGACGAAGGATTCTCGCTGATCCTGGCGGGGCTGCAGGCCGACGACGACAACTACATGATGATCGGTCCGTTCGTGGCGCGCCTCCTCGAACGTCCATGCGCCACGGCGGCGATGCGTCTCGAGCTTGTCGACGGGGGGACGGCGCGCGCCGAGCGGGAGCTCGAGAACAACCGCGTGCAGGTCGTCGACCTGACCCTGCCCGCGGTCATCACCGTGCAGACCGGGATCAACGAGCCGCGCTACGCCAGCCTCAAGGGGATCATGGCCGCCAAGAAGAAGGAGATCAGGACGGTCACGCTCGCCGATCTCAAGCTGGACCCGGCCGCGATCGCCGCGTCGGCGGCCCGCTTCAAGACGGTCCGCCTGGCGCCGCCTCCCAAGGGGAAGGGGGCCGAGATCCTCTCCGGCGCGGCCGATCGTGTCGCGCAGGAGCTCGTGAAGCGCATCCGCGAGAAGACGGGGGTCATCTGA